From Chelatococcus sp. YT9, a single genomic window includes:
- a CDS encoding ABC transporter substrate-binding protein — MKIDFTRRSFLGTSMLATGTVAMPGILRAQEGPIKLGTLTPLTGSGGAYGPVMAETVKKAAAEINKAGGVLGRELVIISEDDQTNPEAGLRAARKLIDVDKVSAIMGTWASSVTTAVAPVCWQSGVFLTTASGADSITKLPHQGFIIRTQPNTTLQGRKFGEFALELGAKNVAFVSPQTPFTDSQYAELKRAVEAAGGKTSILIYDDKKTTLRTEVDQALRGKPDAIVMGGYTTDTAVLVRDLYRANYKGKLLGFGYAVNKQLVDALPPDVSEGIVTLSPSAAEGTNGYKHVVKLLGIDSPDTYSCQIYDHVNLVSLAMAAGKGTTGAVIKDNVRKIAQGGGEKVDNAVDGLKLVAAGTKIDYDGASGPCDFTDIGDIQDAQFRYEQIKGGKIVLLKIA, encoded by the coding sequence ATGAAGATTGATTTCACGCGTCGTAGTTTCCTTGGAACGAGCATGCTCGCCACCGGCACGGTGGCGATGCCGGGAATCCTGCGTGCGCAGGAGGGCCCGATCAAGCTTGGCACGTTGACGCCGCTGACCGGCTCGGGCGGCGCCTATGGGCCGGTGATGGCCGAGACCGTGAAGAAGGCCGCGGCCGAGATCAACAAGGCGGGCGGCGTGCTCGGCCGCGAACTCGTCATCATCTCCGAGGACGACCAGACCAATCCGGAAGCCGGGCTGCGCGCTGCGCGCAAGCTCATCGACGTCGACAAGGTCTCGGCGATCATGGGCACCTGGGCTTCGTCGGTGACGACGGCGGTAGCGCCGGTCTGCTGGCAGAGCGGCGTGTTCCTCACGACGGCGTCGGGCGCCGACTCCATCACCAAGCTGCCGCACCAGGGGTTCATCATCCGGACTCAGCCGAATACGACCTTGCAAGGTCGCAAGTTCGGCGAGTTCGCGCTCGAACTCGGTGCGAAGAACGTCGCATTCGTGTCGCCGCAGACCCCCTTCACCGATTCCCAGTATGCGGAACTGAAGAGGGCGGTCGAAGCCGCGGGTGGCAAGACGTCGATCCTCATCTACGACGACAAGAAGACAACACTGCGCACCGAAGTGGACCAGGCGCTGCGGGGCAAGCCCGACGCGATCGTGATGGGCGGTTACACCACCGACACCGCGGTCTTGGTGCGCGATCTGTACAGAGCGAACTACAAGGGCAAGCTGCTTGGGTTCGGCTATGCGGTGAACAAGCAGCTGGTCGATGCTCTACCGCCGGATGTGAGCGAGGGCATCGTCACCCTGTCGCCGTCGGCCGCTGAGGGCACCAATGGCTACAAGCATGTGGTCAAGTTGCTGGGGATCGATTCGCCGGACACCTATAGCTGCCAGATCTATGATCACGTCAATCTTGTCTCGCTGGCCATGGCCGCGGGCAAGGGCACAACCGGCGCGGTCATCAAGGACAACGTTCGCAAGATCGCGCAAGGCGGCGGCGAGAAGGTCGATAACGCGGTCGATGGCCTGAAGCTCGTCGCTGCCGGCACTAAGATCGACTATGATGGCGCCTCTGGGCCGTGCGATTTCACCGATATCGGTGACATCCAGGATGCCCAGTTCCGTTACGAGCAGATCAAGGGCGGCAAGATCGTCCTCCTGAAGATCGCGTAA
- a CDS encoding ABC transporter ATP-binding protein has product MNAHKRLIEVTGLVGGYASAEQIVKGVAMGADAGELVTIIGPNGAGKSTALKLISGLLRPAEGHVYINGQDVAGQSPQAIARAGLGFVPQERNIFGSLSVAENLEMGCRFERSAFKERAAEAYARFPMLADKRRTAAKSMSGGQRQILAMAMALMAKPRGLLLDEPTAGLSPKAAHELFDYIRRIAAEGIAILMVEQNALESLSVSDRAYVLVDGRNHLEGTADAVANDPDIRRLFLGGRSTNGTQSGNDKPAGTDPQT; this is encoded by the coding sequence ATGAACGCCCACAAGAGGCTGATCGAGGTCACCGGCCTTGTTGGCGGCTACGCGTCCGCCGAGCAGATCGTCAAGGGCGTTGCGATGGGCGCGGATGCGGGCGAGCTCGTCACTATTATCGGTCCCAACGGCGCGGGGAAATCAACTGCGCTGAAGCTGATCTCGGGTCTGCTGCGTCCTGCCGAAGGCCATGTCTATATCAATGGCCAAGACGTGGCCGGCCAGTCTCCGCAGGCGATCGCGCGCGCCGGTCTCGGCTTCGTGCCCCAGGAGCGCAATATTTTCGGCTCGCTTTCGGTTGCCGAGAATTTGGAGATGGGCTGCCGCTTCGAACGGAGCGCGTTCAAGGAACGGGCGGCCGAGGCCTATGCGCGCTTCCCGATGCTGGCAGACAAGCGCCGCACGGCGGCGAAGAGCATGTCCGGCGGGCAGCGGCAGATCCTCGCGATGGCCATGGCGCTGATGGCGAAGCCCAGGGGGTTGCTGCTCGATGAGCCGACTGCCGGCCTGAGCCCGAAGGCTGCCCACGAACTATTCGACTATATCAGGCGTATCGCGGCCGAGGGCATCGCCATTCTGATGGTGGAGCAGAACGCGCTGGAATCGTTGTCGGTGTCCGATCGGGCCTATGTGCTCGTGGATGGCCGCAACCATCTGGAAGGCACGGCGGATGCCGTCGCGAACGATCCAGATATTCGCCGGCTCTTCCTTGGCGGACGCAGCACGAACGGAACGCAATCCGGTAACGACAAGCCGGCGGGTACGGATCCGCAGACGTAA
- a CDS encoding ABC transporter ATP-binding protein codes for MQTQELRGPCTPAYPLAVENVRLSFAGLKALDGASFHVAPGIVTGLIGPNGAGKTTMFNVISGLYRADAGSISFMGEAIETKSPHQISRLGLVRTFQIARGFPKLTVFEHLMVYGARQPGERLLTAVLGSAEARRREAELSEKALAVAARLRLSHVIDNKVTDLSGGQKKLLEIGRALMAEPRMILFDEPAAGVNPTLAEEIGDQLLLLAEEGLTVLLIEHDMALIERICRRVIVMAQGRTLAEGSFEDVRSNAEVQDAYLGGRR; via the coding sequence ATGCAAACACAGGAGCTACGCGGGCCGTGCACGCCGGCATATCCACTTGCCGTGGAGAATGTCCGGTTGTCCTTCGCCGGCCTGAAGGCATTGGATGGCGCGTCCTTCCACGTCGCCCCGGGCATCGTGACCGGGCTTATCGGGCCCAACGGTGCCGGCAAGACAACGATGTTCAATGTCATATCCGGGCTTTACCGCGCCGACGCCGGGTCGATCTCGTTCATGGGCGAGGCTATCGAGACTAAGAGCCCGCATCAGATATCCCGCCTTGGCCTTGTCCGCACGTTTCAGATCGCGCGCGGCTTTCCGAAGCTCACGGTGTTCGAGCATCTCATGGTCTATGGGGCCCGCCAGCCCGGTGAGCGGCTGTTGACGGCCGTGTTAGGCTCGGCGGAGGCGCGCCGGCGCGAGGCCGAGTTGTCCGAAAAAGCGCTTGCGGTCGCCGCGCGCCTGCGTCTGTCCCATGTCATCGACAATAAGGTTACCGATCTCTCGGGCGGGCAGAAAAAGCTGCTTGAAATCGGCCGGGCGCTGATGGCCGAACCGCGAATGATCCTGTTCGACGAGCCGGCCGCAGGCGTCAATCCGACATTGGCGGAGGAGATCGGCGACCAGCTTCTGCTGCTGGCTGAAGAGGGCCTGACCGTGCTGCTCATCGAGCACGACATGGCCCTGATCGAGCGCATCTGTCGCCGCGTCATCGTCATGGCGCAAGGTCGCACTTTGGCGGAGGGCAGTTTCGAGGACGTCCGCAGCAATGCGGAGGTGCAGGACGCCTATCTCGGAGGCCGGCGATGA
- a CDS encoding TetR/AcrR family transcriptional regulator, giving the protein MVPKGAPMAVRRQRRTQQERSADTSERLLNATIDLLHDRGLYRMSTSEIAEIAGLSRGALTHHFSSKEEIIVEAVGYMLRKVTAGLHEMAEGIRFSGSSTDEIVEYLWRMMNDRLFYVTMEYLPEARHNPEFREKIVPVVKEFHEGLNAVWAELAAQAGVSVDQVLVLMNATMCMFRGMISQTTVKDDPAYFQELLQFWKGQVRREFNAVVASSPAMRRAARN; this is encoded by the coding sequence ATGGTGCCAAAGGGAGCACCAATGGCAGTTCGCAGGCAGCGTCGGACCCAGCAGGAGCGTAGCGCCGATACATCGGAGCGGCTGCTGAATGCGACCATCGATCTATTGCATGATCGTGGTCTTTATCGCATGTCTACGTCTGAAATTGCCGAGATCGCAGGTCTATCCCGGGGTGCGTTGACGCATCATTTTAGTTCAAAAGAGGAGATAATTGTCGAAGCTGTTGGCTATATGCTTCGAAAGGTCACCGCCGGATTGCATGAAATGGCCGAAGGGATTCGGTTTTCTGGTAGTTCTACGGATGAAATTGTCGAATATCTCTGGCGAATGATGAATGATCGCCTTTTTTACGTTACGATGGAGTATCTTCCCGAGGCGCGGCACAACCCGGAATTTCGCGAGAAGATCGTCCCGGTCGTCAAGGAGTTCCACGAGGGGCTCAACGCTGTCTGGGCAGAACTCGCAGCGCAGGCTGGCGTCAGCGTTGATCAGGTCCTTGTCTTGATGAACGCCACCATGTGCATGTTCCGCGGCATGATCTCGCAGACGACGGTCAAGGATGATCCCGCCTATTTCCAGGAGTTGCTTCAATTCTGGAAGGGGCAGGTCAGGCGGGAATTCAATGCAGTCGTGGCCTCGTCGCCGGCCATGCGGCGAGCCGCCCGAAACTAG
- the dgoD gene encoding galactonate dehydratase, which yields MKITAIKTTVVNAEMRNWVFVKVETDTPGLYGWGEATLEWKTRAVVGAVEDIEPLLVGKDPRDIEQAVRIMHKHGFWKMGSIGASAISGIEVALWDILGKDLGVPVWRLLGGKTRDKVPVYTHLGLGDMKSVYETMEVASLVESALAVMEKGYRALKVVFIPYTHYTTTIRNVDHVEKLMMGLREAVGDEVEIMIDFHGRPASVAAALDYIRVLAPGRPLFVEEPVPPFDPQLMREIARQSTVPVATGERLIGRAEFEPLFHMRALHIAQPDIAHTGGLWEARKIAAAAETAGVGIAPHNPLGPIAGVTALHFDIATPNFVIQEEMTGSVPWYGEVVESPIQRVDSAWMVPEQPGLGLEVNETVAAKYPFKKEVYHAQNAVLADGTIADW from the coding sequence GTGAAGATTACCGCCATCAAGACTACGGTCGTCAATGCCGAGATGCGCAACTGGGTCTTCGTGAAGGTCGAGACGGATACCCCCGGCCTCTATGGTTGGGGCGAGGCGACGCTCGAATGGAAGACCCGCGCTGTGGTCGGTGCGGTGGAGGATATCGAGCCGCTCTTGGTGGGCAAGGATCCGCGCGACATCGAGCAAGCCGTGCGCATCATGCACAAGCATGGCTTCTGGAAAATGGGGTCGATCGGCGCGTCGGCCATTTCCGGCATCGAGGTCGCCCTCTGGGATATCCTTGGCAAGGATCTTGGTGTTCCGGTCTGGCGCCTATTGGGTGGCAAGACACGCGACAAGGTGCCGGTGTACACGCATCTCGGCCTCGGGGACATGAAGTCTGTCTATGAGACGATGGAGGTGGCGAGCCTCGTGGAGAGCGCGCTTGCTGTCATGGAGAAAGGCTATCGCGCCCTGAAGGTCGTCTTTATTCCCTACACGCACTACACCACGACGATCCGCAACGTGGATCATGTTGAGAAGCTGATGATGGGCCTGCGCGAGGCCGTCGGTGACGAGGTGGAGATCATGATCGATTTCCACGGTCGTCCCGCGAGCGTCGCGGCGGCATTGGATTATATTAGGGTGCTGGCGCCGGGGCGTCCACTTTTCGTGGAGGAGCCGGTTCCCCCGTTTGATCCGCAGCTCATGCGAGAAATTGCACGGCAGTCTACAGTGCCGGTTGCAACCGGTGAGCGGCTGATCGGGCGCGCCGAGTTCGAGCCGCTGTTTCACATGCGCGCCCTACATATCGCGCAGCCAGACATTGCCCACACAGGTGGGCTGTGGGAGGCGCGGAAGATCGCGGCAGCAGCTGAAACGGCCGGTGTGGGCATCGCGCCGCACAATCCGCTTGGCCCAATCGCGGGCGTCACGGCGCTGCACTTCGATATCGCAACGCCGAACTTCGTTATCCAGGAGGAAATGACGGGTTCGGTGCCTTGGTATGGCGAGGTCGTGGAAAGCCCGATCCAGCGTGTGGACAGCGCCTGGATGGTCCCCGAGCAACCTGGGCTGGGCCTGGAAGTCAATGAAACGGTGGCGGCGAAGTACCCCTTCAAGAAGGAGGTGTACCACGCGCAGAATGCCGTCCTTGCGGATGGCACGATCGCGGATTGGTAG